AGCCTATAGAGACACCATCAACTAATATTAAACAGACATCTTATGTATATTCAGTCTGGCAGCCCAACATGTACAAGGCACAAGTTACCATGCGGAGGCCAGCCTATAGAGACACCAAAAGTGATGTACGCTCCGGGACAAACTGTTTTCTTCCAATGGCAGCAAAACTATAATCATTATGAGCCCGGTTTCCCTGGTAAGTGATGGAAGTTGACGCtgtgaaacatattttaattctaGTTTATCACACTTTCAACATGAATTACTCATCGCCATTGGTCCAAGATGGGTTCACACAGTgacccatatttttccatattgagTCACTAATCTTTATTTCGTACCACAATGGCATCTATTTTCCAAtaccgatgaataaatgaaatattttcccataaACTGATCAATGATAACAGGTTGTTGATGTTATATATACGTTAAAGGGTTGATATGGGATATTCGAGTAGCAGGAAACCATATTTGGGTTCAAGCTCTCAcccaatatggtttcctttgccccgtatatcctaTACCGGACCACTTACAAAACTAACCTTATAActtctaatatcacaattaattttaaactataaataaaatatagcaGGAAGGTGTAAGGGAACGGGGTACTAAAGTCATTCTGGCCCATGTTTATGAATAATcccaagtctgagttcagactccaGTCTCAGAACTGCAACTTTCTTTTTAGCAGAGCATTGATGCTGAACTTATTACCACATGAATGATTCACCATCATTTACACAGATTAGgtagaaaatatgtaatataaatgtttttttgtttctttgtgtGTGAGTCTGAATTTTAAACTAGAGACCATTTGTAAACAGGAACCCAGAAGGCTGTTTCGTCAGGAATCCTAGTAGTGCTATCATACCTCTCATAGGAGCGTTTTCAGCTGTCAACTCCAAGGAGATTGATGAAAGGCCCAAAAGTGTTTGGTTACAACTTTGACTCAACGTGACCCTACCCACTTTCCAAAAATATGACTACTTAAAAAAAAGGCTTTACTGGAAAAAACCCATCTGCCTTCTACACTCCTGTGAgtaaaaagaataaatatcaataatactTGTCAGTAATTATTTAAGATACATTTTTCCAGGTTACATGGACATAGGAATAGCCCCTAATGAGAACAGTACAGAGTTTACAACGCTGACAGTGGTCACAGACAAGTACGTCCATTCTCAGGATTACCAGGAAAACTATACAGCTATCATTGTGAGTGAGCACTTCAGTGCTTTGTTTCTTACATTTCAATGATTTCAGTGCTTTGTTTCAGACATTTCAGTGCTTTGTTTCTGACATTTTAGTGATTTCAGTGTTTTTAGTGCTTTGATTCTGACAGTTCAGTAATTTCAGTTCTTTGATTCTGACATTTTAGTGATTTCAGTGCTTTGATGCTTTTATTTCAGTGATTTCAGTGCtttaattatgacatttcaatgatttcagtgctttgattctGACAGTTCAGTGAGTTCAGTGCTCTGACTCTGAAATTTCTGTGATTTAAGTGCTTTGATGCTTTCATTGCAGTgatttcagtgctttgattctGACAAAGTCTGTAACTTTCTTATTAGGCTTAAAAAGTTGttcttaaatattgataaaaaataagtctTAAAACCATTGTTGACCATTTCAGAATATCCCAGACATGGAATGTGAGCACTGTGTGATCCGAGCCCGCTACAATGCCCACAAACCTGGGGAGACACCATTCCTTCAGTGTGCCGATATCCAAATTTCCAAAATGgccaaaaacacgaaaactttAAAACTCTCCAGAAGCCGATATGACCAAAGAAAACTGCTACCACTCAAGAGGGCGCTCAAGTTGAAAAAGTTTTACGATTCAAAGTACAAAACTGAAAAAGAATCATCTGGAACTACATTGTACGGGTTTGCTTACAACCCGTTTGAGCCCCATAGAAGCCACTACGTTTCTGTTGACACGGTGTCAGGGAAACTTGAAATGCTCCAGAGTTACGCCTTTGGCCTTGACGATCCTTCGGGCGGAAGAGACGCAAAATTCATTGCTGATGAGGTCATTGCGATCAACAACTGGCGTAACACGTCCACTGTTCTTATGCACCCCACTGGGACTAGAGAAATTGCAGCAAGCGTTCCTTACACCATTGGGTCTCTGAATGGGAGTCTTGTTGAGTATGGtggtttatttgattttgacgGAAATGCAGTCAACGGCCTGTCATGGTACACCGACGGCTCATCCGCTGCCTTCCGGATACTTCCATCAGATAAGGAGGGTATTAATTTGTTTGACTTTAGATTAAGACAATTGAACTTTTATTGTAGAAGTCTGTCATGAGTttactgaaataatatttaatgcaGTTCAAAATGAcctattatttgttaaatgtggTCACGTTAAATGTgctttcacaataaaaaaaaaatatatatcaacatttattgaatatgaaaacatttcctCCCTGTGGCAGGATCATTCATCTTGGAGGCTGGTATCCTCTCAAGCTCCAACTATCAGAAGCGAGCGTCCGTCCCAGAGGGCCTGTATGTTAACTACCAGTGGCTGGAGACAAACATGGATGACTACAAGAAAGTCCATGCCCTACTCGGCAACGAGAACGCGGCAGATGAGCTCAATGCTAGGATTTACAACTTTGACCTTTTTAAGGGGtgggtttaatttgaaatattataggGATTTCAGGGGTATGGAAAACTAAATTAGATATGAAGCCCTACTTgctatgtgtttttttcattcttgAATGCCTGTGTAGCTATGTTAAGTTGAGATTAAAACATCTTCATTAATGCAATTTTTATCACAGGGTTGAATTTTACCACATGTTTatggtaatgcaccagtc
The DNA window shown above is from Mya arenaria isolate MELC-2E11 chromosome 6, ASM2691426v1 and carries:
- the LOC128239120 gene encoding uncharacterized protein LOC128239120; its protein translation is MRELGIFLLLVFVHQACCHLCLMSPRQRGDMDISKSGSPTCTRHKLPCGGQPIETPKVMYAPGQTVFFQWQQNYNHYEPGFPGYMDIGIAPNENSTEFTTLTVVTDKYVHSQDYQENYTAIINIPDMECEHCVIRARYNAHKPGETPFLQCADIQISKMAKNTKTLKLSRSRYDQRKLLPLKRALKLKKFYDSKYKTEKESSGTTLYGFAYNPFEPHRSHYVSVDTVSGKLEMLQSYAFGLDDPSGGRDAKFIADEVIAINNWRNTSTVLMHPTGTREIAASVPYTIGSLNGSLVEYGGLFDFDGNAVNGLSWYTDGSSAAFRILPSDKEGSFILEAGILSSSNYQKRASVPEGLYVNYQWLETNMDDYKKVHALLGNENAADELNARIYNFDLFKGDYLGYVELDVSSYTFMSMHSYPGAGKMLYAFSPGLWFDENWAWSLVAIESDSGKVTKACDIAPKGIFQRFYGGSIFQGDKNPDRFLYHVLRVMDSEADFVVAVNPKTCEVRFSEVTNLRHLHSLQRPVPAA